The Chryseobacterium aureum genome contains a region encoding:
- a CDS encoding lysophospholipid acyltransferase family protein produces the protein MTKILNYLWRFWLLLLAFFLTVCIGIPVYILSFNKKHYKYGYKLVRIWCFGMFYGMGFRYDLIKLSEQEKDKNIPYVVISNHTSIMDIMLVCILFPDHPICFVGKKELVKIPIFGTIYKRICVMVDRASAKSRADVYRRCAEKMEEGNSIAIFPEGGVPDDTSVILDDFKDGAFMLSSKHHSPIAVYTFVGLKEMFPFDHSKGYPGRVKVYFNGIIEPTDSPKDLKTEAYETIKKTLVKYSIESK, from the coding sequence GTGACAAAAATTTTAAATTACCTCTGGAGGTTCTGGCTGCTGCTGCTGGCATTTTTTCTGACTGTCTGCATTGGAATCCCGGTGTATATTTTATCCTTTAACAAAAAGCATTATAAGTACGGGTACAAACTGGTCAGAATCTGGTGCTTTGGTATGTTCTACGGAATGGGCTTCAGGTATGACCTGATTAAACTTTCGGAACAGGAAAAAGATAAGAATATACCTTATGTAGTTATTTCCAATCATACTTCCATTATGGATATTATGCTTGTATGCATACTGTTTCCGGATCACCCGATCTGTTTCGTAGGCAAAAAAGAACTGGTAAAAATTCCGATTTTCGGAACTATATATAAAAGGATATGTGTAATGGTAGACAGGGCGAGCGCAAAAAGCCGTGCTGATGTTTACCGAAGATGCGCAGAAAAGATGGAAGAAGGCAACAGTATTGCTATTTTTCCTGAAGGCGGTGTACCGGACGACACTTCTGTTATCCTGGATGATTTCAAAGACGGTGCCTTTATGCTGTCTTCGAAACATCACTCTCCTATTGCTGTTTATACCTTTGTGGGACTTAAGGAAATGTTCCCTTTTGACCACTCAAAAGGGTATCCCGGAAGAGTAAAGGTCTATTTTAATGGAATCATCGAGCCTACAGATTCGCCGAAAGACTTAAAGACAGAGGCTTATGAGACGATAAAAAAAACCTTAGTCAAGTATTCCATTGAAAGTAAATAG
- a CDS encoding GtrA family protein, whose product MKEILIRQKQVLFFIIAGGLSAIVEIGSFKIFSTYLPQFFVRETNFYGVHYPLSNIFSTSCGIITNYFLSIWFVFERGKHSKRKEFAYFMLVSFFSTLLSLGFFQIFYSFIFKDNINLIFYTLSPEMISKIAAIVLVSILNYSIKKKVIFNG is encoded by the coding sequence ATGAAAGAAATACTCATACGTCAGAAACAGGTTTTGTTCTTCATCATAGCAGGAGGGCTAAGCGCCATAGTAGAAATAGGCAGCTTTAAGATTTTCAGTACCTACCTTCCTCAATTCTTTGTAAGGGAAACCAACTTCTATGGGGTACATTATCCTTTAAGTAATATTTTTTCTACCAGCTGCGGGATTATTACCAATTACTTTCTGAGTATCTGGTTTGTATTTGAAAGAGGAAAACATTCCAAAAGAAAGGAGTTTGCTTATTTCATGTTGGTATCCTTCTTTTCTACCCTGCTAAGCTTAGGTTTCTTCCAGATCTTTTACAGTTTTATATTTAAAGATAATATCAATTTAATTTTTTATACCTTGAGCCCGGAAATGATCAGCAAAATTGCGGCAATCGTGCTGGTTTCCATTCTGAATTATTCTATCAAAAAGAAAGTAATTTTTAACGGTTAA